AGGTTGCGTGCGTGTGGTTGATCAAGTTAATTAGTTTCTCATCAGCTGGACGACTGGGTGCTATGCCGCATATACAAGAAGATCAACAAGGCCGCGGCCGGGGATCATCTGCAGAGGAGCATGGAGTGCGAAGACTCCGTGGAGGACGCCGTCACCGCGTACACGCCGTATGCCACGGCGGGCATGGCCGGCGCAGGCAGCAACTACGGCTCAATGCTCCATCATCACAGCAGCCACGAGGAGAATAACTTCCTTGACGGACTGCTCACCGCAGATGACGGCGGCGGCCTCTCTGCGGGCGCGGCCTCGCTGAGCCACCTCGCCGCGGCGGCGAGGGCGAGCCCGGGTACAACCAAGCAGCTCCTCGCTCCGTCGTCTTCGACCCCGTTCAACTGGCTCGACGCGTCCACGGTGGGGATCCTCCCGCAGGCAAGGAATTTTCCTGGGTTTAGCAGGAGCAGAAACGTCGGCAGTATGTCGCTGTCCTCAACGGCCGACATGgacaacggcggcggcggcggcaatgCGGTAAACACCATGTCTGCATTCATGAGCCCTCTTGCCGTGCAAGACGGGGCCTACCACCAACAGCATGTCATCCTCGGCACCTCCCTGCCGCCGGaagccagcgccgccgccgtctctGGTTTTCAGAATCCCGTTCAAATATCCGGCGTGAATTGGAATCACTGAACAATCGACACCGACACCAGTCCACAGATGTGCATGCACGCATGCATAACTTTCACAAGTCGTACATTGCTAGCCAGCCAATAGC
This region of Lolium perenne isolate Kyuss_39 chromosome 2, Kyuss_2.0, whole genome shotgun sequence genomic DNA includes:
- the LOC127333031 gene encoding NAC transcription factor NAM-B2 translates to MRSMGSPDSSSGSAPPRHQQPAPPPQQQRGSAPELPPGFRFHPTDEELVVHYLKKKAAKVPLPVSIIAEVDLYKFDPWELPEKATFGEQEWYFFSPRDRKYPNGARPNRAATSGYWKATGTDKPILASGTGREKVGVKKALVFYRGKPPKGLKTNWIMHEYRLTDGSSSTATANRPPPVTGGSRAASLRLDDWVLCRIYKKINKAAAGDHLQRSMECEDSVEDAVTAYTPYATAGMAGAGSNYGSMLHHHSSHEENNFLDGLLTADDGGGLSAGAASLSHLAAAARASPGTTKQLLAPSSSTPFNWLDASTVGILPQARNFPGFSRSRNVGSMSLSSTADMDNGGGGGNAVNTMSAFMSPLAVQDGAYHQQHVILGTSLPPEASAAAVSGFQNPVQISGVNWNH